From one Staphylococcus kloosii genomic stretch:
- a CDS encoding DUF4041 domain-containing protein, which translates to MSYYKNDFNVLTTKLGENIEILFSSKGTFNCDSKDRNGSYFFSKTHLYFIRGKDNFAYRIPFNDILSIERHKKTLSDYLLITYGKNKTAKIVIYNSESLEIINYLINLVNSVENQKSEITEEKNNIKLLHKQTKEELASYKNATLNKIEERANTLKINVKNKESTICDLNQTINDKKIELQELSNKLYDTKLENDFNDIFVRHFEENITSSEINDKISLLNLKEKQFIKDNLSVLHYGYEDKKTIINSQIKQILRSFDTECNYFYSNLTFKNYQSYHNKLVKSFETLNRIYKVDNVKITTEYLQLKLEKLNLIYEKAKKIEEEREIQKEIKEQMKEEERVRRELENERKKLEKEERQFNNEVNSLFKRLEKANNDIEKELYAEKIKQLEDKINELQEDKKDVINRETNTRAGYVYVISNIGSFGEDIFKIGMTRRLEPYDRIKELGDASVPFSFDVHAMIFSDDAPKLENILHKHFRDREINKVNHRKEFFRVSIDEIESVVKTNHNNTVEFIKIPQAEQYWESQNLSNNETLIDSL; encoded by the coding sequence ATGAGTTATTACAAAAATGATTTCAATGTATTAACTACGAAATTAGGGGAAAATATAGAAATATTATTTTCATCAAAAGGTACTTTCAATTGTGATAGTAAAGACAGAAATGGTAGCTATTTTTTTAGCAAAACGCATTTGTACTTTATTCGTGGAAAAGATAATTTTGCATACAGAATACCATTTAATGATATTTTATCAATTGAGCGACATAAAAAAACTTTATCGGATTATTTATTAATAACATATGGCAAAAATAAAACAGCGAAAATAGTTATTTATAATTCTGAATCTCTAGAAATCATTAATTATTTAATAAATTTAGTTAACTCAGTAGAAAATCAGAAATCAGAAATCACTGAAGAAAAAAATAATATTAAACTCTTGCATAAACAAACAAAAGAAGAATTAGCATCATATAAAAATGCTACTTTAAATAAAATAGAAGAGCGTGCAAACACATTAAAAATTAATGTTAAAAATAAAGAATCCACAATTTGTGATTTAAATCAAACAATTAACGATAAAAAAATTGAACTCCAAGAATTATCAAACAAATTATATGATACAAAATTAGAAAATGATTTTAATGATATATTTGTTCGTCATTTTGAAGAGAATATTACATCTTCTGAAATTAACGATAAAATTAGCTTATTAAATTTAAAAGAAAAGCAATTCATTAAGGATAATTTGTCTGTTTTACATTATGGTTATGAAGATAAAAAGACTATTATTAATTCACAAATCAAACAAATACTAAGATCTTTTGATACTGAATGTAATTACTTTTACTCAAATTTAACTTTTAAAAATTATCAAAGTTACCACAATAAATTGGTAAAATCATTTGAAACTTTAAACAGAATATATAAAGTTGATAATGTTAAAATTACAACAGAATACTTACAACTCAAGCTAGAAAAACTAAATTTAATTTATGAAAAAGCGAAAAAAATTGAAGAGGAACGTGAAATTCAAAAAGAGATTAAAGAACAAATGAAAGAAGAAGAACGCGTAAGAAGAGAGCTTGAAAATGAACGTAAAAAATTAGAAAAAGAAGAAAGACAATTTAATAATGAAGTTAATAGTCTATTTAAACGTTTAGAAAAAGCGAATAATGACATTGAAAAAGAATTATACGCCGAAAAAATAAAGCAGCTAGAAGATAAAATAAATGAATTGCAAGAAGATAAAAAAGATGTAATCAATCGCGAAACAAATACTAGAGCTGGTTATGTGTACGTAATTTCCAATATTGGATCGTTTGGTGAAGATATTTTTAAAATTGGAATGACAAGAAGATTAGAGCCATATGACAGAATTAAAGAGTTAGGAGATGCTTCTGTTCCTTTTTCATTTGATGTTCATGCAATGATCTTTAGTGATGATGCACCTAAATTAGAAAACATCTTACATAAACATTTTAGAGATAGAGAAATTAATAAAGTAAATCATAGAAAAGAATTTTTTAGAGTTAGTATTGATGAAATAGAATCTGTTGTAAAAACAAACCATAATAATACTGTTGAATTCATTAAAATACCACAAGCAGAACAGTATTGGGAAAGTCAAAATTTAAGTAACAATGAAACGTTAATTGATTCTTTATAA
- a CDS encoding YrhK family protein, which yields MKKTNKHVDLNFQKSGHENPITMYYKALYQLNDVVLGLVFLIGSFLFFGSDTVFSGTVLFVIGSIQMTIRPLIAFLHEVHLARYYQKQQKLNK from the coding sequence ATGAAAAAGACTAACAAACATGTCGACTTAAATTTTCAAAAAAGTGGACATGAAAACCCCATAACGATGTATTATAAAGCGTTATACCAACTAAATGATGTAGTATTAGGCTTGGTATTTCTAATCGGCAGTTTTCTATTTTTTGGCAGTGATACGGTCTTTTCAGGCACTGTATTATTCGTTATTGGTAGTATTCAAATGACTATCAGACCACTAATCGCTTTTTTACACGAAGTACATCTTGCTCGTTATTATCAAAAACAACAAAAGCTTAATAAATAA